GAAGAAATATTGTGGGAGGGATTGATAATCATGCGAGACACATTCATTGTCGGTGCGAAACTTTTGGGCGTTTACCTTGTTTACTGGCTCCTTTTCAATGTGCTGGGCTTAGTGGCTGTCGTGGTGACGGCTTCAGGGAAAGCCGAATTGTCGGGATTGACAATTCCCTGGATGCTTGCGTACCTTTCTTCGATAATCGTATTAATCGCCTTCTCCTCTATTCTTTTATTCAAGACAGAATGGCTATCGAATATCGTCGGCTTAGGACACGATGGTTCAGATGCTCTTGAGATTTCCATGGATGCGGTTTTGCGTGCCGGGATTATTCTCATCGGAGTGTATATTTTTAGCACGCGTATCGGCGGTTTGGTGAAGGTGCTTTATAATCTGCTTGCCGTTGAGAACGTGGGAGGCGACATCGCCGCAAGCCAGCCCGCGGGGCTGAGGTTCTCGAGGGACCTGATAACGCCGGGCGTCACCGTTGCGTTTTCATTGCTGCTCATGTTCGGCTCAAAATACTTGGTGAAGATGATAGACAGGACGGAGGATTAGAATGTCCTCGGCGTTGGAGTACGATTATGGTGAAAGGAGAGGATGCCACATCAATGATGAGTGGGATGAAATATAACTTAATAGTAATCCTTTTTGTTTCGCTCGCGGTGGGCTTGATGTCCAGCGCGTATTCTGCCGGAGGTGCGGAGGCCGATAGAAGCAGCATGGGTTCTTCCGCGGCCTATCCCGAAGGCGCGGTGGTTATCGAGAAGATTATTGAATTACCGGGACTGAAAAACGTTGGCAGGGTTGCGCCGAATATTTACAGGGGTGCGCAGCCGGAGCGAGCGGGCTATGAAACGCTCAGGAAGATGGGAATAAGGACGGTGATTAATCTCCGCACCACGAGGAGTGAAAAGGACGAAGTGGAAGCTGCCGGAATGAGGTACGTGGAAATCCCGATGAGCATGCTCAGCGGCGTGGACAGGGAGAAAGTGGACCATGCGGTGGATGTCATGGCCGACCCCGGGGAGCAGCCGGTCTTTGTGCACTGCAGGCTCGGCCACGACCGGACGGGCATCGTGGTTGCCGCCTACAGGATGAGGGAAGAGGGCTGGACACTGCAGATGGCCGAAGCCGAGATGGAAGAATACGGGTTCAATGATGTGTGGCTGCATTTTAAATCGTTCCTCAAGGAGTATTCGGAACATTACAGGGAGAGATAAGGCACACCTGGACCCCGGCAGGGAAGAATAGCATGTATCGTTCTTTCGCGTTTCCGTCCTAAAAAGGGGCTTTCCCCTCCCCCTCTTTTTTATGCCTTTCGCATGCCTTCGGAGCAGCGACCAGGCGCGCTGGGCTCGGCCCAGCACGACAGGACATCGGGGCGTGGTACTCAAGTGAGTCGTTTCAATTGGTGATTAAGAAGGGGACTGGTCCCCCTGGTCCCCCAGGCGCGGCCTGGACCGACAGGACATTGAGACGGCTTGCCCAAGGCACGGCTCGGTTCGATGTTTAAAAAGGGCACTGGTGCCCCCCCGTTGTCAAGGGAGAGACCTCCCCTATTATAGAAGGATGGAATTTGGCGACCACGGCCTTCAGAGATGGAGAAAGGGGACTGGTCCCCCAGGCGTGGCCTGGACCGACAGGACATTGAGACGCTTGCCCAAGGGACGGCTCGGTTCGATGTTT
The genomic region above belongs to Nitrospirota bacterium and contains:
- a CDS encoding tyrosine-protein phosphatase, which gives rise to MVKGEDATSMMSGMKYNLIVILFVSLAVGLMSSAYSAGGAEADRSSMGSSAAYPEGAVVIEKIIELPGLKNVGRVAPNIYRGAQPERAGYETLRKMGIRTVINLRTTRSEKDEVEAAGMRYVEIPMSMLSGVDREKVDHAVDVMADPGEQPVFVHCRLGHDRTGIVVAAYRMREEGWTLQMAEAEMEEYGFNDVWLHFKSFLKEYSEHYRER